From one Nevskiales bacterium genomic stretch:
- a CDS encoding DUF3617 family protein, which translates to MQKKSILLLAAAALAAPAAHAGDDMRPGQWQVTQVMEIAGTSMPPHTLTYCHKTSDPKEQALPPGQTLPEGCKAGKMERSGNTMRWSFSCTGENAMQGTGEMTQYAERFEGVMRMKTQEGEMVTRMQGKRLGDC; encoded by the coding sequence ATGCAGAAAAAATCCATTCTCTTGTTGGCCGCAGCCGCGTTGGCGGCGCCCGCTGCCCATGCCGGCGATGACATGCGCCCCGGCCAGTGGCAGGTGACGCAGGTCATGGAAATTGCCGGCACCTCGATGCCGCCGCACACCCTGACCTACTGCCACAAAACCAGCGATCCGAAGGAACAGGCGCTGCCGCCCGGCCAGACCCTGCCCGAGGGCTGCAAGGCGGGGAAGATGGAGCGCAGCGGCAACACCATGCGCTGGAGCTTCAGCTGCACCGGCGAGAACGCCATGCAGGGCACGGGCGAGATGACACAATACGCCGAGCGCTTCGAGGGCGTCATGCGCATGAAGACCCAGGAGGGCGAGATGGTCACGCGCATGCAGGGCAAGCGCCTCGGCGACTGCTGA